The genomic segment GCTGGCCGAAGCATGCGTGGGAGTATTACCTGCAACGAGCCCTTCATCATTACCGCGTGACTGGAATGAGAGGTCTCGCGACTCGTGTTATTTCATGGTCGTGTGGAAGATGACGGACGCGGTCATGAGTGGCGTTTGCCAATGTCTCGATGGCAGGCCTCAAGGTGCAAGATGTTTCCGCCATGAGATAGCCTGGCTCTAACTGTCCCGTCCTCCAGGTAGCGGGTTTTCACCCCTAGCGTGTCTTCCCCTTCCCCCGTCAAAAACAGCGAAAAACCTATCCTTGCCTGAGAACTCCGGTACTATTTGAGCAGTCGGTCGTGCCTGCGCAACCGGCGGATATTTCAACACAACAGGGCAGAAACACGTGCAATGACGGTCACGTATTTCTCGAAGAGCTCCATCATCGGCCCCAGCAGTCGCTACCGTGTCTTTCAATTCCTGCCTCATTTCCAAGCAGCAGGGATCGACTGTCACGTGGATGCCCTGTTTGGAGAGACCTATTTCTCGATTCTCAAAGTGCGATCGTGTGCGCTGCGGACCCTGTTGAAGATTCCCTATGCGCTCGTATGTTTTCTTCAACGACTCTGGACTCTGTTGACCCTGGGCCGGCGGGACCTGATCGTGATCGAGGGGCAGCTTTTTCCTTATGCGCCTCCTCTCGCTGAACGGCTGCTGCGTTGGTGTCGATATCGAGTGGCGATCGAGATGGATGATGCGATCTATCTGACTCCCGGGCATCAGAAGAAGATGTCTGCGCTGCTCTCAATGACCACAGGCGCCATCGTCGGGAACGACCGGCTGGCCGCCTATGCGAAGCAGTTTTCGTCGCGAGTCTGTGTCGTTCCCACAGTCGTCGATACGGAACGATTCAAGCCGGATTCGACGAGATCCACCGGTTCATCTGCACAGAACTCCGATGCCATCACGATCGTGTGGATAGG from the Nitrospira sp. genome contains:
- a CDS encoding glycosyltransferase family 4 protein, whose product is MTVTYFSKSSIIGPSSRYRVFQFLPHFQAAGIDCHVDALFGETYFSILKVRSCALRTLLKIPYALVCFLQRLWTLLTLGRRDLIVIEGQLFPYAPPLAERLLRWCRYRVAIEMDDAIYLTPGHQKKMSALLSMTTGAIVGNDRLAAYAKQFSSRVCVVPTVVDTERFKPDSTRSTGSSAQNSDAITIVWIGLAYNLKYLDVLAPALRALQSKFRLTLRVVCSEPPHMPGVEIEFRSWDFQREVADLQDATIGVMPLEDTEWARGKCGLKLLQYLAVGVPSVASPVGVNRDIIANGENGFLAATEQEWYERLEILCRQPQLRARMGQAGRRTVEERYSLAVWGPRLADVYRTLAGNERVNEIHRAVHGPVSGQRRSTGVR